From the genome of Bactrocera oleae isolate idBacOlea1 chromosome 2, idBacOlea1, whole genome shotgun sequence, one region includes:
- the LOC106617240 gene encoding uncharacterized protein, with the protein MFKIVLVLSVIAFACAEPGVVVAPAVPLTPIVHHGAHAVHSHVIHHPVPVKTVVTPIIAKPVVPLVPVIKPVVPVVPVHHAHPAVVVHH; encoded by the exons atgttcaaaatc GTGCTTGTACTCTCCGTCATCGCCTTCGCTTGCGCCGAGCCTGGTGTTGTGGTCGCTCCTGCCGTACCTCTCACGCCGATCGTACATCACGGCGCACACGCTGTGCACTC TCACGTAATTCATCATCCCGTTCCAGTGAAGACCGTAGTGACACCAATCATTGCCAAGCCAGTGGTGCCACTAGTGCCGGTCATAAAGCCAGTTGTGCCTGTAGTTCCAGTCCATCATGCCCATCCGGCCGTCGTTGTGCATCACTGA